Proteins encoded together in one Deinococcus aestuarii window:
- a CDS encoding MOSC domain-containing protein: protein MKTIHELRATFPRPGRVEWVGLREARRAPVRSVPEAEAHPLVGLLGDHGKTLPARVPALVGEPGEVTRAATPAQPIPGGPGRRQVTLLQAEHLPVIAALAGLEEATPEMLRRNLLVSGIPLLALKEARLQIGEVVLETTGECHPCSRMEETLGPGGYNAVRGHGGLTARVLRGGVIRVGDGVRPLP from the coding sequence GTGAAGACGATCCACGAGCTGCGCGCCACCTTCCCCCGCCCGGGCCGGGTGGAGTGGGTCGGACTGCGCGAGGCGCGGCGGGCTCCCGTGCGAAGTGTGCCGGAGGCCGAGGCGCACCCCCTCGTCGGCCTCCTTGGCGACCACGGGAAGACGCTGCCCGCCCGCGTCCCGGCGCTCGTCGGAGAACCGGGGGAGGTCACGCGGGCCGCGACGCCCGCCCAGCCCATCCCCGGCGGCCCCGGACGGCGGCAGGTCACCCTCCTCCAGGCCGAGCACCTGCCCGTGATCGCGGCGCTCGCGGGGCTGGAGGAAGCCACCCCCGAGATGTTGCGCCGGAACCTGCTCGTCTCGGGCATTCCCCTCCTCGCGCTCAAGGAGGCTCGCCTCCAGATCGGGGAGGTCGTGCTGGAGACGACGGGGGAGTGCCACCCCTGCTCGCGGATGGAGGAGACGCTGGGACCGGGCGGGTACAACGCGGTGCGCGGGCACGGGGGCCTGACGGCGCGGGTGCTGCGGGGCGGCGTGATCCGGGTGGGCGACGGGGTGCGGCCCCTCCCGTGA
- a CDS encoding tRNA (adenine(22)-N(1))-methyltransferase TrmK yields MPAPTLDPRLEAVLALIGAQTHADIGSDHAHLPIRLIREGRARRCVVVELNPGPLALARRNVARARLEDRIEVRHGDGFAPLLPGEVVSASVSGMGAGTALGILRRAGKHVPPTLVLQPNDSARPLRVWAREQGYHLAAERLIPGYWPYPVLRLERRDGPDPAYAGLPEPAALRYGPHLLHERPEVLLRLVRADVARLTPLAAPGRTAQVELEEARAALAVLEGQ; encoded by the coding sequence ATGCCGGCCCCCACCCTTGACCCCCGGCTGGAGGCGGTGCTCGCGCTCATCGGGGCACAGACGCACGCGGACATCGGCTCGGATCACGCCCACCTCCCCATCCGCCTGATCCGGGAGGGACGGGCCCGGCGCTGCGTGGTCGTCGAACTCAACCCCGGCCCCCTCGCCCTCGCGCGGCGCAACGTGGCCCGCGCCCGGCTGGAAGACCGGATTGAGGTCCGGCACGGCGACGGTTTTGCCCCCCTCCTCCCCGGCGAGGTCGTCAGCGCCAGCGTGAGCGGGATGGGTGCGGGCACGGCCCTCGGCATCCTGCGCCGGGCGGGGAAGCACGTACCGCCCACGCTCGTGCTGCAACCGAACGACTCCGCCCGCCCCCTGCGCGTGTGGGCGCGGGAGCAGGGCTACCACCTCGCCGCCGAGCGCCTGATTCCCGGCTACTGGCCCTACCCGGTGCTGCGGCTGGAACGCCGGGACGGCCCCGACCCGGCCTATGCGGGCCTGCCAGAGCCAGCCGCCCTCCGTTACGGCCCCCACCTCCTGCACGAGAGGCCGGAGGTGCTCCTGCGTCTGGTGCGCGCCGACGTGGCCCGGTTGACACCCCTCGCCGCACCGGGCCGCACGGCCCAGGTCGAGCTGGAGGAAGCCCGTGCAGCCCTGGCCGTGCTGGAGGGGCAATAA
- the eno gene encoding phosphopyruvate hydratase yields MNIEKVIAREVLDSRGNPTVEAEVHLDSGFSGRAIVPSGASTGSHEALELRDGGPRYGGKGVQKAVQNVNEVLGPAVVGLDASDQGAVDAAMLELDGSPNKGRLGGNAILAVSLATARAAANELDIPLYRYLGGSNAKTLPVPMMNVINGGAHADNSVDFQEFMVMPVGATSFREGLRYGAETFHALKKVLSGRGYNTNVGDEGGFAPDLKSNEEALEVLLEAIQKAGYEPGKDICIALDPAVTELYKDGQYHLESEGRTLSTEEMVDFWADWAGRYPIVSIEDGLAEDDWDGWRLLTQRIGDRVQLVGDDLFVTNPERLGRGIETGVGNAILVKVNQIGSLTESMDAIELAKRSRYGTIISHRSGESEDAFIADLAVATNAGQIKTGSASRSDRIAKYNQLLRIEDQLGSSAVYLGRRALR; encoded by the coding sequence ATGAACATCGAGAAAGTCATCGCCCGTGAAGTGCTCGACTCGCGCGGGAACCCGACCGTCGAGGCGGAGGTCCACCTCGACAGCGGTTTTTCGGGCCGCGCCATCGTGCCCTCGGGGGCGAGCACGGGGTCGCACGAGGCGCTCGAACTGCGTGACGGCGGCCCGCGCTACGGCGGCAAGGGCGTCCAGAAGGCCGTCCAGAACGTGAACGAGGTCCTGGGGCCCGCCGTGGTCGGCCTCGACGCCTCCGACCAGGGCGCGGTGGACGCCGCGATGCTGGAGCTGGACGGCAGCCCGAACAAGGGCCGCCTCGGCGGCAACGCGATCCTCGCCGTCAGCCTCGCCACCGCCCGAGCCGCCGCGAACGAGCTGGACATCCCCCTCTACCGCTACCTGGGCGGCAGCAACGCCAAGACGCTCCCCGTCCCGATGATGAACGTCATCAACGGCGGCGCCCACGCGGACAACTCGGTGGATTTTCAGGAGTTCATGGTGATGCCCGTCGGCGCGACCTCCTTCCGCGAGGGGTTGCGCTACGGGGCGGAGACCTTCCACGCGCTGAAGAAAGTTCTCAGCGGGCGCGGCTACAACACCAACGTGGGCGACGAGGGCGGCTTCGCGCCCGACCTCAAGAGCAACGAGGAGGCCCTCGAAGTCCTGCTCGAAGCGATCCAGAAAGCCGGGTACGAGCCCGGCAAGGACATCTGCATCGCGCTCGATCCCGCCGTCACGGAACTCTACAAGGACGGCCAGTACCACCTGGAGAGCGAGGGGCGCACCCTCTCGACCGAGGAGATGGTGGACTTCTGGGCCGACTGGGCCGGGCGCTACCCCATCGTCAGCATCGAGGACGGCCTGGCGGAGGACGACTGGGACGGCTGGCGGCTGCTGACCCAGCGCATCGGCGACCGGGTGCAGCTCGTCGGCGACGACCTCTTCGTGACGAATCCCGAGCGGCTGGGGCGCGGCATCGAGACGGGGGTGGGCAACGCCATCTTGGTGAAGGTCAACCAGATCGGCAGCCTCACCGAGTCGATGGACGCCATCGAACTCGCCAAGCGGAGCCGCTACGGCACGATCATCAGCCACCGCTCGGGCGAGTCGGAGGACGCCTTTATCGCCGACCTCGCCGTCGCCACGAACGCCGGGCAGATCAAGACGGGTTCGGCCTCTCGGTCCGACCGCATCGCCAAGTACAACCAACTGCTGCGTATCGAGGACCAGCTCGGCAGCTCGGCGGTGTATCTGGGGCGCCGGGCGCTGAGGTAG
- a CDS encoding YqhA family protein — MTSPSSRPPRSRTLARAFGFTRLIVELGVFSSFAFSLALFVAAIVQAYHTIGDAFRHLGEEGTTKHLLIAAVEQTDTLLVGMALLIISLGLQALFIGEVRNVPAWLHVQTFDDLKQKLIGIVITALGVNFFSVALEWHSGPDILSYGAAIAAVILAVGTYSLVLARQGAGQDSLPAHGEADAGPHP; from the coding sequence GTGACCTCGCCCTCCTCCCGCCCGCCCCGTTCGCGGACGCTCGCCCGCGCCTTCGGGTTCACGCGGTTGATCGTGGAGCTGGGGGTGTTCAGCTCCTTCGCCTTCAGCCTGGCTCTCTTCGTCGCGGCCATCGTGCAGGCCTACCACACCATCGGGGACGCCTTCCGGCACCTGGGGGAGGAGGGGACGACCAAGCATCTCCTGATCGCCGCCGTCGAGCAGACCGACACGCTGCTGGTGGGGATGGCCCTCCTGATCATCAGCCTGGGCCTCCAGGCCCTCTTCATCGGAGAGGTGCGCAACGTGCCCGCGTGGCTGCACGTCCAGACCTTCGACGACCTGAAGCAGAAGCTCATCGGCATCGTGATCACGGCGCTGGGAGTCAACTTCTTCTCGGTGGCGCTGGAGTGGCACAGCGGCCCGGACATCCTGAGCTACGGGGCCGCCATCGCCGCCGTCATCCTCGCGGTGGGGACGTACAGCCTCGTGCTCGCGCGCCAGGGCGCGGGGCAAGACAGCCTGCCCGCGCACGGGGAGGCGGATGCCGGCCCCCACCCTTGA
- a CDS encoding macro domain-containing protein: MGLELVQGDIGRERTCVVVTAANKELAGGGGVDGVIHRAAGPELLRAIRRIGGTPTGTAVITPAFGLERQGVRFVIHAVGPIWRGGGQGEAELLAGAYRQSVRLAVEQGCTSVAFPAISTGVYGYPLEEAARVTLRTLRDELARHPELTARLVLHGEGTLNVFRRALAGLEEGTGEHRER; the protein is encoded by the coding sequence ATGGGTCTGGAACTCGTGCAGGGGGATATCGGGCGGGAGCGGACGTGCGTGGTCGTGACCGCCGCCAACAAGGAACTCGCGGGCGGCGGGGGCGTGGACGGCGTGATCCACCGGGCCGCCGGGCCCGAACTGCTGCGGGCCATCCGGCGGATCGGGGGCACGCCCACAGGCACGGCGGTGATCACACCCGCCTTCGGTCTGGAGCGGCAGGGCGTGCGCTTCGTGATCCACGCGGTCGGCCCGATCTGGCGCGGCGGCGGACAGGGTGAGGCCGAGCTGCTGGCGGGCGCCTACCGCCAGAGCGTGCGCCTGGCGGTGGAGCAGGGCTGCACGTCGGTCGCCTTCCCCGCCATCAGCACGGGCGTCTACGGCTACCCCCTGGAGGAGGCCGCGCGGGTGACCCTGCGCACCCTGCGCGACGAACTCGCCCGCCACCCCGAGCTGACCGCGCGCCTCGTCCTGCACGGGGAGGGCACTCTCAACGTGTTTCGCCGGGCGCTGGCGGGGCTGGAGGAAGGCACCGGGGAGCATCGGGAACGCTGA
- the tyrS gene encoding tyrosine--tRNA ligase — protein MSEIRRTLPVDEQLQILRRGAHDLVTEDDLRRKLERSLETGEPLRVKLGADPTRPDLHLGHAVILRKMRQFQDLGHRVIMLIGDFTAMIGDPSGKSKTRPPLTLEETRANAQSYLDQCRLVLRGDPEVLEIRYNGEWLEPMGYADVIRLASRYTVARILERDDFSRRLNAGTPISMHELLYPLTQGYDSVALHADVELGGTDQLFNNLVGRALQRDYGQEPQVVMTLPLLVGLDGVEKMSKSLGNYIGLTDEPHAMFAGLMKVPDALLENYLTLLTDLPQERVAELLAGHPVAAHRELAREVVAWLHPGSDLDAAEARFRAVAKGGIPENIPTVTVPASELNPEGKVSMARLAVLAGFEPSLGAARKLIQNRGLRLNGETYLEPQGTLTLEGGGAVIQKGKDRFARVVPGS, from the coding sequence ATGAGTGAAATTCGCCGAACCCTCCCCGTAGACGAGCAACTTCAGATTCTCAGGCGCGGCGCCCATGACCTCGTGACGGAGGACGACCTGCGCCGCAAGCTGGAGCGCAGCCTGGAGACGGGCGAGCCGCTGCGCGTCAAGCTCGGCGCCGACCCCACGCGGCCCGACCTGCACCTCGGGCACGCGGTCATCCTGCGCAAGATGCGGCAGTTTCAGGACCTCGGGCACCGGGTGATCATGCTGATCGGCGACTTCACCGCGATGATTGGCGACCCCAGCGGCAAGTCCAAGACGCGCCCGCCGCTGACGCTGGAGGAGACCCGCGCCAACGCCCAGAGTTACCTCGACCAGTGCAGGCTGGTCTTGCGGGGTGACCCCGAGGTGCTGGAGATTCGCTACAACGGCGAGTGGCTGGAGCCGATGGGCTACGCCGACGTGATCCGCCTCGCCAGCCGCTACACCGTCGCCCGCATTCTGGAGCGCGACGACTTCTCACGGCGCCTGAACGCGGGCACGCCCATCTCCATGCACGAACTCCTCTACCCGCTCACCCAGGGCTATGACTCGGTGGCGCTGCACGCGGACGTGGAACTCGGCGGCACCGACCAGCTCTTCAACAACCTCGTGGGCCGCGCCCTGCAACGCGACTATGGTCAGGAGCCGCAGGTCGTGATGACGCTGCCCCTCCTCGTGGGCCTCGACGGCGTGGAGAAGATGTCCAAGAGCCTGGGCAACTACATCGGCCTGACGGACGAACCCCACGCGATGTTCGCCGGGCTGATGAAGGTGCCCGACGCCCTGCTGGAGAACTACCTCACGCTGCTGACCGACCTGCCGCAGGAGCGCGTCGCCGAACTCCTCGCCGGACACCCGGTCGCCGCCCACCGCGAACTCGCCCGCGAGGTCGTGGCCTGGCTGCACCCGGGCTCAGACCTCGACGCCGCCGAGGCCCGCTTCCGGGCGGTGGCGAAGGGCGGCATCCCCGAGAACATCCCCACCGTGACCGTCCCCGCCTCCGAGCTCAACCCCGAGGGCAAGGTCAGCATGGCGCGGCTCGCGGTCCTCGCGGGCTTCGAGCCCAGCCTGGGGGCGGCCCGCAAGCTCATCCAGAACCGGGGGCTGAGGCTCAACGGCGAGACGTACCTCGAACCGCAGGGGACCCTGACCCTGGAAGGGGGCGGCGCGGTCATCCAGAAGGGCAAGGACCGCTTCGCGCGGGTCGTCCCGGGTTCCTGA
- the dnaN gene encoding DNA polymerase III subunit beta produces the protein MRAHVTKKTLSEGLGLLERVVPSRSSNPLLTALKVEASEAGLTLSGTNLEIDLSCFVPAEVQDPQSFVVPAHLFAQIVRNLGGELVELELSGAELAVRAGGSDFKLQTGDLGAYPPLSFPAHADVSLDAAELARSLGSVRYAASNEAFQAVFRGIKLEHRASGARVVASDGYRVAIRDFPASGDGKSLIVPARSADELIRVLKDGEARFTYGEGMLSVTTDRVRMNLKLLDGDFPDYERVIPKDIKLQVTLPATALKEAVGRVAVLADKNANNRVEFLVTEGKLRLAAEGDYGRAQDTVDVVQGGPEPAMSLAFNARHVLDALGPIEGEAELLFSGSTSPAIFRASGGGGYMAVIVTLRV, from the coding sequence ATGAGAGCGCACGTCACCAAGAAGACCCTGAGCGAGGGACTCGGCCTGCTGGAACGGGTCGTTCCCAGCCGCAGCAGCAATCCTCTCCTGACCGCCCTGAAGGTGGAGGCCTCCGAGGCGGGGCTGACCCTGAGCGGCACCAACCTCGAAATCGACCTCTCGTGCTTCGTGCCTGCGGAAGTGCAAGACCCGCAGAGCTTCGTGGTCCCCGCGCACCTGTTCGCGCAGATCGTCCGCAATCTGGGGGGCGAACTCGTCGAACTCGAACTGAGCGGCGCCGAACTCGCCGTGCGGGCGGGCGGGTCGGATTTCAAGCTTCAGACCGGGGACCTGGGCGCCTACCCGCCGCTGAGCTTCCCCGCCCACGCGGACGTGAGCCTCGACGCCGCCGAACTCGCCCGGTCGCTCGGCAGCGTGCGCTACGCGGCGAGCAACGAGGCGTTTCAGGCGGTCTTCCGGGGCATCAAGCTGGAGCACCGCGCCTCGGGCGCCCGCGTCGTCGCTTCCGACGGCTACCGGGTCGCCATCCGTGACTTTCCGGCGAGCGGCGACGGGAAGAGCCTGATCGTGCCCGCCCGCAGCGCCGACGAGCTGATCCGCGTGCTCAAGGACGGCGAGGCCCGTTTCACGTACGGCGAGGGGATGCTCAGCGTCACCACCGACCGCGTGCGGATGAACCTCAAGCTCCTCGACGGCGACTTCCCCGACTACGAGCGGGTGATCCCCAAGGACATCAAGCTCCAGGTCACCCTGCCCGCCACCGCCCTGAAGGAGGCCGTGGGCCGCGTGGCGGTGCTGGCCGACAAGAACGCGAACAACCGGGTCGAGTTCCTCGTCACCGAGGGCAAGCTGCGGCTGGCCGCCGAGGGTGACTACGGCCGCGCGCAGGACACCGTGGACGTGGTGCAGGGGGGCCCCGAGCCCGCCATGAGCCTCGCCTTCAACGCCCGGCACGTCCTCGACGCGCTGGGGCCCATCGAGGGGGAGGCCGAACTTCTCTTCTCGGGCTCCACGAGCCCCGCCATCTTCCGCGCGAGCGGGGGGGGCGGGTACATGGCGGTCATCGTCACGCTGCGCGTCTGA
- the pyk gene encoding pyruvate kinase, which produces MKHFDRATKIVATIGPASRNPETLGRMMDAGLNVVRMNFSHGDPEDHRQTYAMVRELAAQKGLSIGILQDLQGPKIRVGRFREGAVTLEPGQTFTITMDEVEGDAQRVGSTYKGLALDVHPGMALLLDDGNLALRVTQVRGNDIQTSVVVGGVLKNNKGINVPQAELAVPALSDKDVQDMEFGAGLGVDWVALSFVRSRDDLLLARHYLARFGSRAKLMAKIEKPQAVDRFEDILREVDGIMVARGDLGVEMRPEQVPTIQKRLIRLCREAGKPVITATQMLESMIQLPRPTRAEASDVANAIYDGTDAVMLSAESAAGQYPVEAVAMMDRIAREAEGSEHYAMLQRQVVVDTELAQDSIAFAACSIGEKLDSPVIVTFTSTGGAATRIAKNRPHLAILALTPNEQTRNQLALSWGVVPMLSEDPHDTDDMVRIANDELKKSGLADVGDRYVITAGVPFGVRGTTNMLRVERLREEDLSDRV; this is translated from the coding sequence ATGAAACACTTCGACAGGGCAACCAAGATCGTCGCCACCATCGGCCCGGCGAGCCGCAATCCCGAGACGCTGGGGCGGATGATGGACGCGGGGCTGAACGTGGTGCGGATGAACTTCAGCCACGGCGACCCGGAGGACCACCGCCAGACGTACGCGATGGTGCGCGAACTCGCGGCGCAAAAGGGCCTGAGCATCGGCATCCTGCAAGACCTTCAGGGCCCGAAGATCCGGGTGGGCCGCTTCCGGGAGGGGGCCGTGACCCTGGAGCCCGGGCAGACCTTCACGATCACGATGGATGAGGTGGAGGGCGACGCGCAGCGGGTAGGTTCAACCTACAAGGGGCTGGCGCTCGACGTTCACCCCGGCATGGCCCTGCTGCTCGACGACGGAAACCTCGCGCTGCGGGTGACCCAGGTGCGGGGCAACGACATCCAGACGAGCGTCGTGGTCGGGGGCGTCCTGAAAAACAACAAGGGCATCAACGTGCCGCAGGCCGAGCTCGCCGTGCCCGCGCTTTCCGACAAGGACGTGCAGGACATGGAGTTCGGGGCGGGGCTGGGGGTGGACTGGGTGGCGCTGAGCTTCGTGCGCTCGCGCGACGACCTGCTGCTGGCCCGGCATTACCTTGCCCGCTTCGGCTCGCGGGCCAAGCTGATGGCGAAGATCGAGAAGCCGCAGGCGGTGGACCGCTTCGAGGACATCCTGCGCGAGGTGGACGGGATCATGGTGGCGCGCGGCGACCTCGGCGTGGAGATGCGCCCCGAGCAGGTGCCGACGATCCAGAAGCGCCTGATTCGCCTGTGCCGCGAGGCCGGGAAGCCCGTGATCACCGCGACCCAGATGCTGGAGAGCATGATCCAGCTCCCGCGTCCCACCCGCGCCGAGGCGTCGGACGTGGCGAACGCGATCTACGACGGCACCGACGCGGTGATGCTCTCGGCGGAGTCGGCGGCGGGGCAGTACCCGGTCGAGGCGGTCGCCATGATGGACCGGATCGCCCGCGAGGCCGAAGGAAGCGAGCACTACGCCATGCTTCAGCGGCAGGTGGTCGTCGACACCGAACTCGCGCAGGACTCCATCGCCTTCGCGGCGTGTTCCATCGGCGAGAAGCTCGACTCGCCCGTCATCGTGACCTTTACCAGCACGGGCGGCGCCGCGACCCGCATCGCCAAGAACCGCCCGCACCTCGCCATCCTGGCCCTGACCCCCAACGAGCAGACCCGCAACCAGCTCGCCCTCTCGTGGGGCGTGGTGCCCATGCTCAGCGAGGACCCCCACGACACCGACGACATGGTGCGCATCGCCAACGACGAGCTGAAAAAGAGTGGCCTCGCCGATGTCGGCGACCGCTACGTGATCACGGCGGGCGTGCCCTTCGGCGTGCGCGGCACGACCAACATGCTGCGCGTCGAGCGGCTGCGCGAGGAAGACCTCAGCGACCGGGTTTGA
- the dnaA gene encoding chromosomal replication initiator protein DnaA has product MLAPARFEGEVRLISQEIWADVLGYVRKNITEVEYHTWFAPMKNLGVQEGSLVLGVRNSFAQDFVRRQYQGLLEDALRSLGAEHPQVSFQVLPAVQEAMILPQDPPPPPPSGPRKPPPGAPPAPPPGENRKTLNPKYTFENFVVGPNNNLAHAAALAVAESPGKAYNPLFIYGDVGLGKTHLMHAVGHYMAERFPEKRIEYVSTESFTNDLINAIRDDRMTQFRNRYRSVDLLLVDDIQFLGGKERTQEEFFHTFNALYESHKQIILSSDRPPKDIETLAGRLRSRFEWGLITDIQTPEFETRVAILKMNAEHNRIDIPQEVLELIARQVTSNIRELEGALMRVVAFASLNNVPFSRPVAARALSNVFTPHEVKIEMTDVLRQVAVHFNLPPEVIRGSGRVREVVVPRQVAMYLTRELTSHSLPEIGQFFGRDHSTVMHAVSKVTEQVGRDEELTAALDTLRRQIKGVEDEDKDA; this is encoded by the coding sequence ATGCTGGCTCCCGCTCGTTTCGAGGGGGAGGTGCGGCTTATCTCGCAGGAAATCTGGGCCGACGTGCTCGGGTACGTCCGCAAAAACATCACGGAAGTCGAGTACCACACCTGGTTCGCGCCCATGAAGAATCTGGGCGTGCAGGAGGGGTCGCTGGTGCTGGGCGTGCGCAACTCCTTCGCCCAGGACTTCGTGCGAAGGCAGTACCAGGGCCTGCTCGAAGACGCCCTCAGATCGCTCGGCGCCGAGCACCCGCAGGTGAGTTTCCAGGTGCTCCCCGCCGTGCAGGAGGCGATGATCCTCCCGCAGGATCCGCCGCCTCCCCCGCCGTCCGGGCCGCGCAAGCCCCCGCCGGGCGCCCCACCCGCGCCGCCCCCGGGCGAGAACCGCAAGACGCTCAACCCGAAGTACACCTTCGAGAATTTCGTGGTGGGCCCGAACAACAACCTCGCGCACGCGGCGGCGCTCGCGGTCGCGGAGTCGCCCGGCAAGGCGTACAACCCCCTGTTCATCTACGGGGACGTGGGCCTCGGCAAGACGCACCTGATGCACGCGGTGGGGCACTACATGGCCGAGCGTTTTCCCGAAAAACGCATCGAATACGTCTCCACCGAGTCCTTTACCAACGACCTGATCAACGCGATCCGCGACGACCGGATGACCCAGTTCCGCAACCGCTACCGCTCGGTGGACCTGCTGCTCGTGGACGACATCCAGTTCCTGGGGGGCAAGGAGCGCACCCAGGAGGAATTCTTCCACACCTTCAACGCGCTGTACGAGAGCCACAAGCAGATCATCCTGAGTTCGGACCGACCGCCCAAGGACATCGAGACGCTCGCCGGGAGACTGCGCAGCCGCTTCGAGTGGGGCCTGATCACCGACATCCAGACCCCCGAGTTCGAGACGCGCGTGGCGATCTTGAAGATGAACGCCGAGCACAACCGCATCGACATCCCGCAGGAGGTGCTCGAACTCATCGCGCGGCAGGTGACGAGCAACATCCGCGAGCTGGAGGGGGCGCTGATGCGGGTGGTGGCCTTCGCCAGCCTCAACAACGTCCCCTTCTCCCGCCCGGTGGCCGCCCGGGCGCTGAGCAACGTCTTCACGCCGCACGAGGTCAAGATCGAGATGACGGACGTGCTCCGGCAGGTCGCTGTCCACTTCAACCTGCCCCCCGAGGTCATCCGGGGCTCGGGCCGCGTCCGCGAGGTCGTCGTCCCGCGCCAGGTCGCCATGTACCTCACCCGCGAGCTGACCAGCCACTCCCTCCCCGAGATCGGTCAGTTCTTCGGGCGCGACCATTCCACGGTCATGCACGCCGTCTCCAAGGTGACCGAACAGGTCGGCCGGGACGAGGAATTGACTGCCGCCCTCGACACTCTCCGGCGCCAGATCAAAGGTGTGGAAGATGAGGATAAAGATGCGTAA
- the gmk gene encoding guanylate kinase, with protein sequence MSAPQGTAPQPDAPSPALRRGLLLVITGASGVGKGTLRERWLAGQDVFYSTSWTTREARPGERDGVDYVFVTPEVFLDKVRHGGFLEHAQFVGNHYGTPIEPIEAALSRGQDVVLEIEVEGAMQVRERMGDGAILVFIMPPSLTELRRRLVGRATETPERIEKRLARARDEITHAHAFRYVIVNDDLGRAVAELHAVQRAERARQLPEGEWTPEDHAAARLAETVRSTALTDGDLSRVVNT encoded by the coding sequence ATGTCCGCTCCGCAAGGGACCGCCCCCCAACCCGACGCCCCCTCCCCCGCGCTCCGGCGCGGGCTGCTCCTCGTGATCACGGGCGCTTCGGGGGTGGGCAAGGGCACCCTCAGAGAGCGCTGGCTCGCCGGGCAGGACGTGTTCTACTCGACCTCCTGGACCACCCGCGAGGCCCGGCCCGGCGAGCGCGACGGGGTGGACTACGTGTTCGTGACCCCCGAGGTCTTTCTCGACAAGGTGCGTCACGGCGGCTTTCTGGAGCACGCGCAGTTCGTCGGCAACCACTACGGCACCCCCATAGAGCCCATCGAGGCGGCGCTCTCACGCGGTCAGGACGTGGTGCTGGAGATCGAGGTCGAGGGCGCGATGCAGGTCAGGGAGCGCATGGGTGACGGGGCAATCCTCGTCTTCATCATGCCGCCCAGCCTCACCGAGCTGCGCCGCCGTCTGGTGGGCCGCGCGACCGAAACGCCCGAGCGAATCGAGAAACGCCTTGCCCGTGCCCGTGACGAGATCACCCACGCCCACGCCTTTCGCTACGTCATCGTGAACGACGACCTGGGCCGCGCCGTCGCCGAACTCCACGCCGTCCAGCGGGCCGAGCGCGCCCGCCAGCTTCCCGAGGGGGAATGGACGCCGGAAGACCACGCCGCCGCGCGCCTCGCCGAGACGGTGCGCAGCACGGCCCTCACGGACGGGGACCTCAGCCGTGTGGTGAACACCTGA